The genomic segment AATCGCGCTGCAGGCCGAGGTGAAACGGTTTGCGGCGTTCTGGTCGTTGAACCGCGGCAGCGTGCGGCTGGCGGGAAAGACCGGCGCCGCGCCCGGCGCCAGCGAAACCTGCACGCGCGGTTCGGGCGACGCGACGTGCGAATTGCGGCGCAGGTAATGGTCGTCGAGCACGAAATGATACATCGGGTGCGAGTTGTTGTTGCCGAACCAGTTGCCCCAGTCGTCGCGTTCGCGCACAAACTGCGTCTGGCCGGTGACGGGTTCGATCAGCCCTTCGTCGGGCCGGATGCGGAAATCGCGGCCGCCGATGTTCAGTTTCTCGCCGGTCAGTAGCGACTCGATGCCGCCGCCGCTGTCGCCGTTGGCGCAATAGACCCAGTTGTCGAGTCCCCATCGCAGCCCGTTCACGCGGTGCTGCGGGTTTCCCTCGCCGAAACCGCGATAGAGCGGCGTTCGCAGATCGGCCCGGCCGTCGCCGTCGGTGTCTTCGGCATAGAAGATTTCGGGGGCGCAGGTCACAAGCACGCCCTTGCGCCACGGCATGATGCCATTGGGATAACTCAATCCGTCGAGGAAGAGCGTCGAGGAGTCGTAGCCGCCGTCGCCGTCGCGGTCTTCGAGAAAGCGCACTCGCCCGCCCGGCGTTCCTTTGCCGTCGATGCCGAGCGGATAATCGGCCATCTCGACGATCCACAACTTGCCGTCGGCGCCCCAGGCGAAGGCCATCGGGTCCATCGTCAACGGCTCGCAGGCCACCAACTCGACCTGAAAGCCGGGTCGGGCAACCATCGACTCCAGCGCCCCCCGCGGCCCGTCGGCGAGTGAGGCCGGGGCGAGCAAGAAAGTCAGCAGGAAAGCAAATAATGGTCGCATGATGGGGATCCTTCGAATCGGCAGCACACGTCGTTTATTGTACCCAAGATGGTAAGCCGGAGCAGTAGGCGGAGCGGCTCCAGGCTGATATACTTGCTTTGCCGTAATGGAAAAATTCGCTCGTATCGTCGTTGCTTATCACGGATGTCCGCGCAGCTTCGCAAACGCGCTGCTCCTTGGAAAGACTCCATTTACAGAATGGAGAAAGAGCCAGAACACCTGCGATTGGCTGGGAGATGGGATCTATTTCTGGGAACACTCCCGGAGTCGCGCCATGCGCTGGGCTACCGAACACTTCGGCAAGCGTGCTGCGGTATTGGGTGCCGTGATTCAATTGGGGGCGTGCTTCGATCTGCTGAACGAAAGATTAACCCCACTTTTGGCGCGCAGTTATCAGGAGTTAAAAGAGACACTGGTTAAGGCCGATCAGCCGCTTCCCGTCAACAGAGGAAAGGCCAAAAAACTCCGACAGCTTGACTGCGCGGTGATCAATTACTGTCTGAATCGAGTGGTCGGTTCAGAAGTACCGTTTGATACAGTGCGAGGAGCGTTCTTGGAAGGCGAGCCTGTTTTTCCCGGAACCACGATTTCCGCGGAGACGCATATTCAGATCGCCGTAAGGAACGTCGATTGCATTCTCGGCGTCTTCCGGCCAAACTTATAGAGGATGCCCTATGATACACCGACAACCAACGATTGCCGAAATTGAGGCCGCCTTTGAGGCAAGCCGATTGCCACCCGAAGAAGATTTTGAGCGCATGATCCGCGAGGGCCTGATCAACCGCAAAGGGCAGTTAACCAAACTGTATGGTGGCGAAGCTGAGCCCGAACCAGGGGCACAGCGGCCCACAATGGTGGAATATGACGACAACGGGCAACCGTGACGCGAAGCGAATGTTGCCTGTTTTCAACCTTCACGGTGACTCCATTCATCACGTTTCGCTTGGGGGGTAAAGGAACGGCGAACTCAAAGCAGCATTGCAGCTTCAGCAGCGATCTCGGCAGCTCTGGCCGTTGCTTCATTTTGCCATGCGGTCGCTTTCCATATGAAGGCCGGCCGGCGTGCCTGGCGATTTGCGCGAGCCACGGCTCACGCGCTCACCGCGTACGGCAGCGGCCGGCCTTCCAGCCCGGCCATCAAGTTCTCGACCGACATGTCGGCCATGCGGCGACGCGTCTCAATGGTGGCGCTGCCCAAGTGCGGCGCGATGACGACGTTGGGCATCGAGAGCAGCGGATGCTCCTGCGGCAAGGGCTCCAGATCGGTGACGTCGAGCGCCGCCGACGCGATCTGGCCACTGGCAAGCGCCGCCGTCAAGGCCGACGTGTCGACCACCGCTCCACGCGCGATGTTGATCAGCGTCGCCGTCGGTTTCATACGGGCCAGGGCCGCGGCGTCGATCAAGCGGGTCGTCTCCGGCGTCAGCGGGCAGCAGAGCATCACATAGTCGGAACGGGCGAGTAGCTCCGTGAACGGAACGTGTTCCACACCCAGATCCGCCTCGGCGTCCGGCCGGCGACGGCGGTTCGCGTAGAGCACCGTCATGTCGAAGGCGCGTGCCCGACGTGCAACTTGGCCCCCGATCCGCCCCAAACCCACGATGCCCAAGGTGCTGTGGTGTACCTCGCGGCCCAACAGGTAGCCCGGATCGTAGACGGTGAACTGCGGCGATCGGGCATAACAGTCGCCCTCGACCAACCGGCGGGCGGCCGCCAGCAGCAAGGCGAAACCCAGATCGGCCGTGGCGCCATCGAGAACGCCCGGCGTATTGCCGACGGGGATGCCACGCGCGGCCGCATCGGCCAACAGCAGCTCTAGGCTGGCGATTTCCTGACCTTCCGCCGGCTGCAAGACGGCATTCAGCAAACTTATCAGGGCCGGCTTGCTTTGCTCGCGGCCAAACACGTGCTTGAAAGCGTAATCGACCTTGGGATCCGTCTGCGTTTTCATGTCCAGAACGACAATGTGGTTTCCGTGAAGAAGGGTCCGATAAGCTTAGCCGCTCAGGATGCGGGCATCAAACGCCGAGGTTGCCAAAGCAAGGCTGCGGGCACCCGCATCTGACAGATTCGCGGGCGGGCTGTGTGTAATACAATAGCCAGAGCCGAGCGCGCCAGCCCCAGCCACGACCACACCCATGACCGAATCGCCCGAAACCCATGCCAGCTTGATTCTCCGGCTTCACGACCGGGCCGATCAGCAGGCCTGGCGGGAATTTGTGGAAATCCATCAGCCGGTGATCTATCGCCTGGCTCGCTATAAGGGCCTGCAACACGCCGA from the Pirellulales bacterium genome contains:
- a CDS encoding NAD(P)-dependent oxidoreductase, which produces MKTQTDPKVDYAFKHVFGREQSKPALISLLNAVLQPAEGQEIASLELLLADAAARGIPVGNTPGVLDGATADLGFALLLAAARRLVEGDCYARSPQFTVYDPGYLLGREVHHSTLGIVGLGRIGGQVARRARAFDMTVLYANRRRRPDAEADLGVEHVPFTELLARSDYVMLCCPLTPETTRLIDAAALARMKPTATLINIARGAVVDTSALTAALASGQIASAALDVTDLEPLPQEHPLLSMPNVVIAPHLGSATIETRRRMADMSVENLMAGLEGRPLPYAVSA